AATAGCTGCACCAGTATAATAAGTATAAATCGCACCATATTGGCCGTTATTATTTATAAAAGTACAACCATCAACCATATAATACAATTGATTACTAGAAATGACAGCAGGTCCACTTGCAGCGTAACCATTAGCAAAGGTGATATTTTTAAATACAACATCACTAGCTTTAAGGGTAAAAATTTTACTTATACCCTTTGCATCAATTTTATGACCCTGACCATCAATAGTTATAGCTTGTGAAATATTGATACCTGATGTTCCACTATCAGTACTCTTATATTCATAGTCATTTTCCAAATACACTGGTAACCCGGCGGTTGCACCGCTTATCTTAGTATTCAAAGCAGCAAAGCTTCCGTCATCCGTGTCCCCCAAAATTTCAACATCGTCATTACTTTTTTGTAAATTATTTTCACTATTTACATTAACCCCCGTTACTTTCACAGTATCATTGGCAACGCTTACAGCTTCATCACCACTGTCAGCTGCACTTATTGCCGAAATTGTAAAAAGCACGCAGATAATTAATAAAATAGTAATTATCTCCTTTTTAAACTTCAAAACAATTCTCTCCTTTTACACTAAATATTAATCGAGAATGTTATTATTTATGTATAATATAATATTTATATTATTAAGAAAAAATTGAATAAAATTACAAAAAAAGTTAAAAAATAAAGTTTATCGGCATTTAAATCCCATTTCATCAAGGATTTTTTGAAGATATTTTTTCTTCAAAACAAGTTCACGTCTATCGGCCAGCCTGTCACTGTTTGGCTGGGCAACTTTTTCAGGCAATCTTGAAGCTCCAAGATACTGGGTATCTCCTTCACGCAACTTGTGAGCCTCACCATTATCAATGGCTTTCTTAATATACCAGTAATCCTTAAAAAGCACGTCAAAGTCGTTGCTTAAATAATAAAGCTCCAGATCGGTTATAAGACCAGTTGAATCATGCCATATTATTAAAACAGATTCATACTTAAAAAGCTCTGAAAAGCCAATAAAATTAAAATAGTCCAAATCAGATAATTTAAATTTCGATGCAGGATATCTCTTTCCGCAGTTTTTATAAAAATACTCCACAGGAGCAACAAAAAAAGTTTCCGATTCATCCAAGACTACCTCATGGATGTTTTTTCCAACAAGAGCCTCGAATGAATCCATGTTAATCTATTCCTTATCCAGTGCAGGAATTCCTGTAATTCTTAATCCTCCGTAATGGGATTTGTATTTGATGTTCAATCCGATTAAAAGAGGAGTGATTTTTTCAATTATTCTTGCTTTTTCAAGAATACCTGTGTCAATTGTTTTTACGCCAGGAATCTTGTCGATGATTTCTGCTGCAGTTGCTTTAGCATCTGCATCATCACCTGCAATAAGACAGTCACAGTCGATTTCTTCAGGAATGTTAGCCAAATGAGAATTTGAAATGTTACAGAATGCGCAGATTACTTTTGCGCCGGTTCCTTCAAGTATTTTAGCAGTTCTTTCAGCTGCTGATCCTTCCATAAGATCAATGAATCTGAAAGGTTTTCCTCCGATTGCTGTTTCTAAAGGCACAGTTGCATCCATGACAATTTTGTCTTTACAGAACTCTTTTATTCCTTCAACGGTTGGTTTTTGAGCTGCAAGTGGTACTGTTATGATTAAAACATCACCTTCACGAGCCGCATCTTCGTTTGCCATTCCAACCATGTTGGATAAATCATAGTCTGCAAGGTCTTCTTTTGCTTTTGCAACAACGTCCAATGCTTTTTCTTCTTTTCTTGAACCAACTATTACATCAACACCAGCGATAGCTAATCTTTCTGCAATTCCTAATCCTTGTGGTCCGGTTCCGCCTATTATACTTACTTTCATTATTACCACCTATTTTTTATCATAAAGCAGTCCGCCGACGAATATCAGGTATTCCGGCAGTTTGCCGTCATGAGCATAAAGTATTTTATATCCGAATATG
This genomic window from Methanobrevibacter sp. contains:
- the npdG gene encoding NADPH-dependent F420 reductase, with the translated sequence MKVSIIGGTGPQGLGIAERLAIAGVDVIVGSRKEEKALDVVAKAKEDLADYDLSNMVGMANEDAAREGDVLIITVPLAAQKPTVEGIKEFCKDKIVMDATVPLETAIGGKPFRFIDLMEGSAAERTAKILEGTGAKVICAFCNISNSHLANIPEEIDCDCLIAGDDADAKATAAEIIDKIPGVKTIDTGILEKARIIEKITPLLIGLNIKYKSHYGGLRITGIPALDKE